A stretch of the Conger conger chromosome 3, fConCon1.1, whole genome shotgun sequence genome encodes the following:
- the LOC133123273 gene encoding fibroblast growth factor receptor 4-like, whose product MIPSLWLGIFLLMLSDGTVARPLGPAVDGKMSGGPEEQAGESVERLLLLPGEVLTLRCESNLTEPVRWSRGGVWVRHGGRVRLHAAVLEISDLSYEDSGVYNCAPRNARAPLRSFVITIVDSFGSGNDEDDDEEGDVDDDDIGDDVETQMEEGQVHFSRGPYWTHSQRMEKKLYAVPAGNTVKFRCPAAGSPSPSIRWLRNGRDFRGEHRIGGIKLRQQHWSLVMESVVPSDRGNYTCVVENRHGVLTHSYVLDVLERSPHRPILQAGLPANTSAVLGTDVRLYCKVYSDAQPHIQWLKHIEKNGSYYGPDGIPYVQILKSGSLNMSELEVLYLPNVTAEDAGEYTCLAGNSIGFSHQSAWLTVLSEEMLLDPVGLTETKYTDIIIYTCGALALVMGVVIVVLCRMQATASREPFPVPPVKKLSKFPLNRQYSVESESSGKSNASLVRVARLSSSSAPALAGVVEMELPFDPDWEFNRESLVLGKRLGEGCFGQVVMAEAYGLNRARPDEVTTVAVKMLKDDASDKDLADLVSEMELMKVMDKHKNIINLLGVCTQNGPLYVLVEFASKGSLRDYLRTRRPPGMDYTFDVTRAPPEQLTFKDLLSCAYQVARGMEYLASKRCIHRDLAARNVLVTEDNVMKIADFGLARGVHHIDYYKKTTNGRLPVKWMAPEALFDRVYTHQSDVWSFGVLMWEIFTLGGSPYPGIPVEELFKLLKEGHRMDKPSNCPHELYMRMRQCWLAVPTQRPTFKQLVEELDRMLLSVSDDYLDLATPFEQYLPSCEETSGSCSSDNDSVFTHDVPAPCPGVHGDHRTQDRS is encoded by the exons atgatccCTTCTCTCTGGCTGGGTATCTTTCTCCTCATGCTGTCTGATGGAACTGTGGCAAGACCTCTTGGTCCTGCTGTGGATGGCAAGATGTCAG GCGGCCCTGAGGAGCAGGCTGGGGAGTCCGTGGAGCGGCTGCTCCTGCTTCCCGGGGAGGTCCTCACACTGCGCTGCGAGAGCAACCTCACTGAGCCCGTACGCTGGTCGCGAGGGGGCGTCTGGGTGCGGCACGGGGGGCGGGTGCGTCTCCACGCCGCGGTGCTGGAGATTTCGGACCTCTCCTACGAGGACTCGGGCGTGTATAACTGCGCCCCGCGCAACGCCAGAGCCCCCCTGCGGTCCTTCGTCATCACCATCGTTG ATTCATTCGGGTCAGGTAATGATGAAGACGATGATGAGGAAGGCGacgttgatgatgatgatattggTGACGATGTGGAAACACAAATGGAGGAAGGGCAGGTCCATTTCAGCAGAG GGCCGTACTGGACGCACTCCCAGCGCATGGAGAAGAAGCTGTACGCCGTTCCGGCCGGGAACACGGTGAAGTTCCGCTGCCCGGCTGCCGGCAGTCCCTCGCCCTCCATACGCTGGCTGAGGAACGGGAGAGACTTCCGCGGGGAGCACCGTATCGGTGGCATCAAG CTGCGGCAGCAGCACTGGAGTCTGGTGATGGAGAGCGTGGTGCCGTCGGATCGGGGGAACTACACCTGCGTGGTGGAGAACAGGCACGGGGTGCTCACACACAGCTATGTCCTGGATGTGCTGG AGCGGTCTCCACACCGGCCCATCCTGCAGGCGGGTCTGCCGGCCAACACCAGCGCGGTGCTGGGGACCGACGTGCGGCTGTACTGCAAGGTGTACAGCGACGCCCAGCCGCACATACAGTGGCTCAAACACATCGAGAAGAACGGGAGCTACTACGGGCCCGACGGCATCCCCTACGTACAGATCCTGAAG TCGGGCAGTCTGAACATGTCAGAGCTGGAGGTTCTGTACCTGCCCAACGTCACCGCAGAGGATGCTGGGGAGTACACCTGCCTGGCCGGAAACTCCATCGGTTTCTCCCACCAGTCCGCCTGGCTCACTGTGCTGTCAG AGGAGATGTTATTGGACCCTGTGGGCCTCACGGAGACCAAGTACACTGACATCATCATCTACACCTGTGGGGCCCTGGCTCTGGTGATGGGGGTGGTCATCGTGGTGCTCTGCCGCATGCAGGCCACAGCCAGCAGGGAACCGTTTCCTGTTCCACCCGTGAAGAAGCTCTCCAAGTTCCCCCTGAACAGACAG TACTCTGTGGAGTCGGAGTCCTCGGGGAAGTCTAATGCGTCGCTGGTGCGGGTGGCACGTCTCTCGTCTAGCTCCGCCCCTGCTCTGGCCGGAGTGGTGGAGATGGAGCTGCCCTTTGACCCCGACTGGGAGTTCAACCGAGAGAG TCTGGTTCTGGGGAAGCGTCTTGGTGAAGGCTGTTTTGGTCAGGTGGTCATGGCGGAGGCGTATGGCCTGAATAGAGCCCGTCCGGACGAGGTGACCACCGTGGCAGTGAAGATGCTGAAGG aCGATGCCTCAGATAAAGACCTTGCTGATCTGGTCTCAGAGATGGAGCTGATGAAGGTGATGGACAAACACAAGAACATCATCAACCTTCTCGGCGTTTGCACGCAGAATG GCCCGCTGTACGTGCTGGTGGAGTTTGCCTCCAAGGGCAGTCTGCGGGATTACCTGCGGACACGGCGACCACCGGGCATGGACTACACCTTCGATGTGACCAGGGCGCCCCCAGAACAGCTCACGTTCAAGGACCTGCTCTCCTGCGCCTACCAGGTGGCTCGGGGTATGGAGTACCTGGCCTCTAAGAGG TGCATCCACAGAGACTTGGCAGCGAGGAACGTCTTGGTGACGGAAGACAACGTGATGAAGATCGCCGACTTCGGCCTCGCTCGAGGGGTGCACCACATCGACTACTACAAGAAAACCACCAAT GGCCGGCTCCCAGTAAAATGGATGGCACCAGAAGCCCTGTTTGACAGAGTGTACACACATCAGAGCgacgt GTGGTCTTTCGGGGTGCTGATGTGGGAGATTTTCACGCTTGGAGGGTCACCATACCCTGGAATCCCAGTGGAGGAGCTTTTTAAACTGCTAAAGGAGGGACATCGTATGGACAAACCCTCCAACTGTCCCCATGAACT CTACATGAGGATGAGGCAGTGCTGGCTGGCGGTTCCGACCCAGAGGCCCACCTTCAAGCAGctggtggaggagctggaccGGATGCTTTTGTCCGTGTCGGATGAC TACCTTGACCTGGCCACGCCTTTTGAACAGTATCTGCCCTCCTGTGAGGAGACTTCCGGATCCTGCTCCTCCGACAACGACTCTGTCTTCACCCACGATGTGCCGGCCCCTTGCCCCGGTGTCCACGGCGACCATCGGACCCAGGACAGGAGCTGA